From Pongo pygmaeus isolate AG05252 chromosome 2, NHGRI_mPonPyg2-v2.0_pri, whole genome shotgun sequence, a single genomic window includes:
- the VWA5B2 gene encoding von Willebrand factor A domain-containing protein 5B2 isoform X3: MPGLYCPSSWTPLPLTDSWVRACANGPCLSVRARLTYRNPQPQPVDGVFVYPLAEAEVVSGFEAEAAGRRVSFQLQSRRRSQAACCRALGPGLGTPTPRRCAQGHLVLDLAQARSTLVLPTGLIAAAGTMTVTLHSSRELPSRPDGVLHVALPTVLTPLAPPGPPGPPRPPGLCDDSPTSCFGVGSPQEEGLAWEEPAAPQDVFSGPARCPAPYTFSFEMLVTGPCLLAGLESPSHALRADAPPHASSAATICVTLAEGHHCDRALEILLHPSEPHQPHLMLEGGSLSSAEYEARVRARRDFQRLQRRDSDGDRQVWFLQRRFHKDILLNPVLVLSFCPDLSSKPGHLGTATRELLFLLDGSSAAHKDAIVLAVKSLPPQTLINLAVFGTLVQPLFPESRPCSDDAVQLICESIETLQAPSGPPDVLAALDWAMGQPQHRAYPRQLFLLTAASPMPATTHQTLELMRWHRGTARCFSFGLGPTCHQLLQGLSALSRGQAYFLRPGQRLQPMLVQALRKALEPALSDVSVDWFVPDTVEALLTPREIPALYPGDQLLGYCSLFRVDGFRSRPPGGQEPGWQSLGGSVFPSPEEAPSVASPGTEPTGTSEPLGTGTVSAELSSPWAARDSERTGTDALTDPVTDPGPNPSDTAIWRRIFQSSYIREQYVLTHCSASPEPGPGSTGSSESPGSQGPGSLEGSAPLEPPSQQGCRSLAWGEPAGSRSCPLPAPTPAPFKVGALSTEVLGRQHRAALAGRSLSSPPGRANQVPGRPRKPSLGAILDGPSPEPGQQLGQGLDDSGNLLSPAPMDWDMLMEPPFLFTAVPPSGEAPPAVPPQAPRCHVVIRGLCGEQPMCWEVGVGLETLWGPGDGSQPPSPPVREDAWDQALHRLTAASVVRDNEQLALRGGAETTADRGHARRCWLRALQTSKVSSAPSCFTCPVAVDATTREVLPGALQVRSSEPAEPPGTPPASHSHLDAAPLPTVVYSKGLQRGSPAGAWDLDQNGSSKCALGDPATPTEGPHRPPLRPPCRLNMGRRHKLCSPDPGQANNSEGSDHDYLPLVRLQEAPGSFRLDAPFCAAVRISQERLCRASPFAVHRASLSPTSASLPWALLGPGVGQGDSATASCSPSPSSGSEGPGQVDSGRGSDTEASEGAEGLGGTDLRGRTWATAVALAWLEHRCAAAFGEWELTAAKADCWLRAQHLPDGLDLAALKAAARGLFLLLRHWDQNLQLHLLCYSPANV; the protein is encoded by the exons ATGCCCGGCCTGTACTGCCCCTCCAGCTGGACGCCGCTGCCGCTCACGGACTCCTGGGTCCGGGCCTGCGCCAACGGCCCCTGCCTCAGCGTGCGGGCCCGGCTCACCTACCGCAACCCGCAGCCGCAGCCGGTGGACG GCGTGTTCGTGTACCCGCTGGCCGAGGCCGAGGTGGTGTCCGGCTTCGAGGCCGAGGCCGCCGGACGGCGCGTCTCCTTCCAGCTGCAGAGCCGGCGCCGCTCGCAGGCCGCCTGCTGCCGCGCTCTGGGCCCCGGGTTGGGGACCCCGACGCCCCGCCGCTGCGCGCAGG GTCATCTTGTCTTGGATCTGGCCCAGGCCCGGTCCACGTTGGTGCTGCCCACAGGCCTTATCGCCGCGGCTGGCACCATGACGGTGACCCTGCACAGCAGCCGGGAGCTGCCCTCAAGGCCTGACGGGGTGCTGCATGTGGCCCTGCCCACTGTGCTCACCCCGCTGGCCCCGCCAGGCCCGCCGGGGCCCCCCAGGCCTCCGGGGCTCTGTGACGACAG CCCCACCAGCTGCTTCGGGGTGGGCAGCCCTCAGGAGGAAGGGCTGGCCTGGGAGGAGCCGGCTGCCCCTCAGGACGTGTTCTCAGGCCCTGCCCGCTGCCCTGCCCCATATACCTTCTCCTTCGAGATGCTGGTGACTGGGCCATGCCTGCTTGCAG GCCTGGAGAGCCCCTCTCATGCTCTGCGGGCAGATGCCCCCCCTCATGCCAGCTCTGCAGCCACCATCTGTGTCACACTGGCAGAGGGCCACCACTGTGACCGGGCCTTGGAGATCCTGCTGCACCCCAGTG AGCCCCATCAGCCACACCTGATGCTGGAGGGCGGCAGCCTGAGCTCAGCAGAATATGAGGCCCGGGTAAGGGCCCGCCGAGATTTCCAGAGGCTACAGCGAAGGGACAGTGATGGGGACCGGCAG GTGTGGTTCCTGCAGCGACGCTTCCACAAGGACATCCTGCTGAACCCCGTGCTGGTGCTGAGCTTCTGCCCAGACCTGAGCTCCAAGCCCGGACACCTGGggacagctactcgggagctacTCTTCCTTTTGGATGGCAGCAGCGCAGCACACAAG GATGCCATTGTTTTGGCTGTGAAGTCCCTCCCGCCCCAGACGCTTATCAACCTGGCCGTGTTTGGGACGTTGGTGCAGCCACTCTTCCCAGAGAGCCGGCCTTGCAGTGAT GATGCTGTGCAGCTGATCTGCGAGAGCATTGAGACCCTGCAGGCTCCGAGTGGGCCCCCAGACGTGCTGGCTGCTCTGGACTGGGCCATGGGGCAGCCCCAGCACAGGGCCTACCCTCGGCAGCTGTTcctgctcactgctgcctcacCCATGCCTGCCACTACCCACCAAACCCTGGAGCTCATGAGGTGGCACAGGGGGACAGCCAG ATGCTTCTCCTTTGGGCTGGGGCCCACCTGCCACCAGCTGCTCCAGGGTTTATCTGCCCTCAGCAGAGGTCAGGCCTACTTCCTGAGGcctgggcagaggctgcagcccaTG CTGGTGCAGGCTCTGCGGAAGGCACTGGAACCTGCTTTGAGTGACGTCTCTGTGGACTGGTTTGTGCCGGACACTGTGGAGGCACTGCTCACCCCCCGGGAGATCCCAGCACTCTACCCTGGGGACCAGCTGCTCGGTTACTGCTCACTCTTCAGGGTGGATGGCTTCCGGTCCCGCCCACCAGGG GGCCAAGAGCCTGGCTGGCAGAGCTTGGGTGGGTCCGTGTTTCCATCCCCAGAAGAGGCCCCATCTGTTGCCAGCCCTGGCACTGAGCCCACTGGCACCTCAGAGCCACTGGGAACAGGCACTGTATCAGCAGAACTGTCCAGCCCATGGGCTGCCAGGGACTCGGAGCGGA CAGGTACTGATGCTCTGACAGACCCAGTCACGGATCCTGGACCCAACCCCTCTGACACAGCCATATGGCGCCGCATCTTTCAGTCCTCGTACATTCGGGAGCAGTATGTGCTCACCCACTGCTCTGCCAGCCCCGAGCCAGGCCCAGGCTCCACAGGCAGCAGTGAGTCCCCAGGCTCACAGGGCCCTGGCTCCCTCGAAGGTAGTGCTCCCTTGGAGCCCCCTTCTCAGCAGGGCTGCCGCAGTCTGGCCTGGGGAGAACCTGCAGGCTCCCGCTCCTGTCCCCTGCCTGCACCCACACCAGCTCCATTCAAG GTGGGGGCCTTGAGTACTGAGGTGCTGGGCCGTCAGCACAGAGCGGCTCTGGCTGGCCGAAGCCTCTCATCCCCTCCAGGCCGGGCAAACCAAGTCCCCGGCCGACCCCGGAAACCCTCTTTGGGTGCAATACTAGATGGCCCAAGTCCTGAGCCAGGCCAACAATTGGGACAAGGCCTGGATGACTCAG GAAACCTGCTCTCCCCAGCCCCCATGGACTGGGACATGCTGATGGAACCACCCTTCTTATTCACGGCTGTGCCTCCTAGTGGGGAGGCCCCTCCAGCAGTGCCTCCCCAGGCTCCACGCTGCCATGTGGTGATCCGGGGCCTGTGTGGGGAGCAGCCTATGTGCTGGGAGGTGGGTGTTGGGCTGGAGACACTGTGGGGACCTGGAGATGGCTCACAGCCTCCCTCACCTCCTGTAAGAGAAGATGCTTGGGACCAAGCACTCCATCGGCTGACGGCAGCCTCTGTGGTCCGGGACAATGAGCAGCTGGCCCTCAGAGGAGGGGCAGAGACCACAGCTGACCGGG GCCATGCCCGGAGGTGCTGGCTTCGAGCCCTTCAGACAAGTAAGGTCAGCTCTGCCCCCTCCTGCTTCACTTGCCCTGTAGCTGTGGATGCTACTACTAGGGAGGTCCTGCCTGGGGCCCTGCAGGTGCGCAGCTCAG AGCCCGCTGAGCCCCCAGGTACCCCTCCTGCCTCTCACAGCCATCTAGATGCAGCTCCTCTGCCCACTGTTGTCTACTCTAAAG GACTTCAGAGAGGCTCTCCAGCAGGCGCCTGGGACTTGGACCAAAATGGCAGCTCCAAGTGTGCTTTGGGGGACCCTGCCACTCCCACGGAAGGTCCTCACCGCCCACCTCTCCGTCCTCCCTGTCGGCTCAACATGGGCCGCCGTCACAAACTCTGTAGCCCTGACCCTGGCCAGGCCAACAACAGTGAAGGCAGCGACCATGACTACCTGCCCTTG GTGCGGCTGCAGGAGGCACCAGGCTCCTTCCGCCTGGACGCGCCCTTCTGTGCCGCTGTGCGCATCTCGCAGGAGCGCCTCTGCCGCGCCTCGCCCTTTGCCGTGCACCGCGCCAGCCTCAGCCCCACCTCGGCCTCATTGCCCTGGGCACTTCTGGGCCCTGGTGTTGGCCAGGGTGACAGTGCCACGGCCTCCTGCAGCCCGTCCCCCAGCTCGGGCTCCGAGGGGCCAGGCCAGGTGGACAGTGGGCGGGGCTCAGACACCGAGGCCTCCGAGGGGGCGGAAGGGCTGGGCGGCACCGACCTGCGGGGCCGGACCTGGGCCACTGCCGTGGCACTCGCCTGGCTGGAGCACCGATGCGCCGCTGCCTTCGGCGAGTGGGAACTGACAGCGGCCAAGGCTGATTGCTGGCTGCGGGCCCAGCACTTGCCTGACGGCCTTGACCTGGCCGCCCTCAAGGCCGCAGCCCGGGGGCTCTTCCTGCTCCTGCGCCACTGGGACCAAAACCTGCAGCTACACCTGCTGTGCTACAGCCCAGCGAACGTGTGA
- the VWA5B2 gene encoding von Willebrand factor A domain-containing protein 5B2 isoform X1, which translates to MPGLYCPSSWTPLPLTDSWVRACANGPCLSVRARLTYRNPQPQPVDGVFVYPLAEAEVVSGFEAEAAGRRVSFQLQSRRRSQAACCRALGPGLGTPTPRRCAQGHLVLDLAQARSTLVLPTGLIAAAGTMTVTLHSSRELPSRPDGVLHVALPTVLTPLAPPGPPGPPRPPGLCDDRLGLCPTSCFGVGSPQEEGLAWEEPAAPQDVFSGPARCPAPYTFSFEMLVTGPCLLAGLESPSHALRADAPPHASSAATICVTLAEGHHCDRALEILLHPSEPHQPHLMLEGGSLSSAEYEARVRARRDFQRLQRRDSDGDRQVWFLQRRFHKDILLNPVLVLSFCPDLSSKPGHLGTATRELLFLLDGSSAAHKDAIVLAVKSLPPQTLINLAVFGTLVQPLFPESRPCSDDAVQLICESIETLQAPSGPPDVLAALDWAMGQPQHRAYPRQLFLLTAASPMPATTHQTLELMRWHRGTARCFSFGLGPTCHQLLQGLSALSRGQAYFLRPGQRLQPMLVQALRKALEPALSDVSVDWFVPDTVEALLTPREIPALYPGDQLLGYCSLFRVDGFRSRPPGGQEPGWQSLGGSVFPSPEEAPSVASPGTEPTGTSEPLGTGTVSAELSSPWAARDSERTGTDALTDPVTDPGPNPSDTAIWRRIFQSSYIREQYVLTHCSASPEPGPGSTGSSESPGSQGPGSLEGSAPLEPPSQQGCRSLAWGEPAGSRSCPLPAPTPAPFKVGALSTEVLGRQHRAALAGRSLSSPPGRANQVPGRPRKPSLGAILDGPSPEPGQQLGQGLDDSGNLLSPAPMDWDMLMEPPFLFTAVPPSGEAPPAVPPQAPRCHVVIRGLCGEQPMCWEVGVGLETLWGPGDGSQPPSPPVREDAWDQALHRLTAASVVRDNEQLALRGGAETTADRGHARRCWLRALQTSKVSSAPSCFTCPVAVDATTREVLPGALQVRSSEPAEPPGTPPASHSHLDAAPLPTVVYSKGLQRGSPAGAWDLDQNGSSKCALGDPATPTEGPHRPPLRPPCRLNMGRRHKLCSPDPGQANNSEGSDHDYLPLVRLQEAPGSFRLDAPFCAAVRISQERLCRASPFAVHRASLSPTSASLPWALLGPGVGQGDSATASCSPSPSSGSEGPGQVDSGRGSDTEASEGAEGLGGTDLRGRTWATAVALAWLEHRCAAAFGEWELTAAKADCWLRAQHLPDGLDLAALKAAARGLFLLLRHWDQNLQLHLLCYSPANV; encoded by the exons ATGCCCGGCCTGTACTGCCCCTCCAGCTGGACGCCGCTGCCGCTCACGGACTCCTGGGTCCGGGCCTGCGCCAACGGCCCCTGCCTCAGCGTGCGGGCCCGGCTCACCTACCGCAACCCGCAGCCGCAGCCGGTGGACG GCGTGTTCGTGTACCCGCTGGCCGAGGCCGAGGTGGTGTCCGGCTTCGAGGCCGAGGCCGCCGGACGGCGCGTCTCCTTCCAGCTGCAGAGCCGGCGCCGCTCGCAGGCCGCCTGCTGCCGCGCTCTGGGCCCCGGGTTGGGGACCCCGACGCCCCGCCGCTGCGCGCAGG GTCATCTTGTCTTGGATCTGGCCCAGGCCCGGTCCACGTTGGTGCTGCCCACAGGCCTTATCGCCGCGGCTGGCACCATGACGGTGACCCTGCACAGCAGCCGGGAGCTGCCCTCAAGGCCTGACGGGGTGCTGCATGTGGCCCTGCCCACTGTGCTCACCCCGCTGGCCCCGCCAGGCCCGCCGGGGCCCCCCAGGCCTCCGGGGCTCTGTGACGACAGGTTGGGCCTATG CCCCACCAGCTGCTTCGGGGTGGGCAGCCCTCAGGAGGAAGGGCTGGCCTGGGAGGAGCCGGCTGCCCCTCAGGACGTGTTCTCAGGCCCTGCCCGCTGCCCTGCCCCATATACCTTCTCCTTCGAGATGCTGGTGACTGGGCCATGCCTGCTTGCAG GCCTGGAGAGCCCCTCTCATGCTCTGCGGGCAGATGCCCCCCCTCATGCCAGCTCTGCAGCCACCATCTGTGTCACACTGGCAGAGGGCCACCACTGTGACCGGGCCTTGGAGATCCTGCTGCACCCCAGTG AGCCCCATCAGCCACACCTGATGCTGGAGGGCGGCAGCCTGAGCTCAGCAGAATATGAGGCCCGGGTAAGGGCCCGCCGAGATTTCCAGAGGCTACAGCGAAGGGACAGTGATGGGGACCGGCAG GTGTGGTTCCTGCAGCGACGCTTCCACAAGGACATCCTGCTGAACCCCGTGCTGGTGCTGAGCTTCTGCCCAGACCTGAGCTCCAAGCCCGGACACCTGGggacagctactcgggagctacTCTTCCTTTTGGATGGCAGCAGCGCAGCACACAAG GATGCCATTGTTTTGGCTGTGAAGTCCCTCCCGCCCCAGACGCTTATCAACCTGGCCGTGTTTGGGACGTTGGTGCAGCCACTCTTCCCAGAGAGCCGGCCTTGCAGTGAT GATGCTGTGCAGCTGATCTGCGAGAGCATTGAGACCCTGCAGGCTCCGAGTGGGCCCCCAGACGTGCTGGCTGCTCTGGACTGGGCCATGGGGCAGCCCCAGCACAGGGCCTACCCTCGGCAGCTGTTcctgctcactgctgcctcacCCATGCCTGCCACTACCCACCAAACCCTGGAGCTCATGAGGTGGCACAGGGGGACAGCCAG ATGCTTCTCCTTTGGGCTGGGGCCCACCTGCCACCAGCTGCTCCAGGGTTTATCTGCCCTCAGCAGAGGTCAGGCCTACTTCCTGAGGcctgggcagaggctgcagcccaTG CTGGTGCAGGCTCTGCGGAAGGCACTGGAACCTGCTTTGAGTGACGTCTCTGTGGACTGGTTTGTGCCGGACACTGTGGAGGCACTGCTCACCCCCCGGGAGATCCCAGCACTCTACCCTGGGGACCAGCTGCTCGGTTACTGCTCACTCTTCAGGGTGGATGGCTTCCGGTCCCGCCCACCAGGG GGCCAAGAGCCTGGCTGGCAGAGCTTGGGTGGGTCCGTGTTTCCATCCCCAGAAGAGGCCCCATCTGTTGCCAGCCCTGGCACTGAGCCCACTGGCACCTCAGAGCCACTGGGAACAGGCACTGTATCAGCAGAACTGTCCAGCCCATGGGCTGCCAGGGACTCGGAGCGGA CAGGTACTGATGCTCTGACAGACCCAGTCACGGATCCTGGACCCAACCCCTCTGACACAGCCATATGGCGCCGCATCTTTCAGTCCTCGTACATTCGGGAGCAGTATGTGCTCACCCACTGCTCTGCCAGCCCCGAGCCAGGCCCAGGCTCCACAGGCAGCAGTGAGTCCCCAGGCTCACAGGGCCCTGGCTCCCTCGAAGGTAGTGCTCCCTTGGAGCCCCCTTCTCAGCAGGGCTGCCGCAGTCTGGCCTGGGGAGAACCTGCAGGCTCCCGCTCCTGTCCCCTGCCTGCACCCACACCAGCTCCATTCAAG GTGGGGGCCTTGAGTACTGAGGTGCTGGGCCGTCAGCACAGAGCGGCTCTGGCTGGCCGAAGCCTCTCATCCCCTCCAGGCCGGGCAAACCAAGTCCCCGGCCGACCCCGGAAACCCTCTTTGGGTGCAATACTAGATGGCCCAAGTCCTGAGCCAGGCCAACAATTGGGACAAGGCCTGGATGACTCAG GAAACCTGCTCTCCCCAGCCCCCATGGACTGGGACATGCTGATGGAACCACCCTTCTTATTCACGGCTGTGCCTCCTAGTGGGGAGGCCCCTCCAGCAGTGCCTCCCCAGGCTCCACGCTGCCATGTGGTGATCCGGGGCCTGTGTGGGGAGCAGCCTATGTGCTGGGAGGTGGGTGTTGGGCTGGAGACACTGTGGGGACCTGGAGATGGCTCACAGCCTCCCTCACCTCCTGTAAGAGAAGATGCTTGGGACCAAGCACTCCATCGGCTGACGGCAGCCTCTGTGGTCCGGGACAATGAGCAGCTGGCCCTCAGAGGAGGGGCAGAGACCACAGCTGACCGGG GCCATGCCCGGAGGTGCTGGCTTCGAGCCCTTCAGACAAGTAAGGTCAGCTCTGCCCCCTCCTGCTTCACTTGCCCTGTAGCTGTGGATGCTACTACTAGGGAGGTCCTGCCTGGGGCCCTGCAGGTGCGCAGCTCAG AGCCCGCTGAGCCCCCAGGTACCCCTCCTGCCTCTCACAGCCATCTAGATGCAGCTCCTCTGCCCACTGTTGTCTACTCTAAAG GACTTCAGAGAGGCTCTCCAGCAGGCGCCTGGGACTTGGACCAAAATGGCAGCTCCAAGTGTGCTTTGGGGGACCCTGCCACTCCCACGGAAGGTCCTCACCGCCCACCTCTCCGTCCTCCCTGTCGGCTCAACATGGGCCGCCGTCACAAACTCTGTAGCCCTGACCCTGGCCAGGCCAACAACAGTGAAGGCAGCGACCATGACTACCTGCCCTTG GTGCGGCTGCAGGAGGCACCAGGCTCCTTCCGCCTGGACGCGCCCTTCTGTGCCGCTGTGCGCATCTCGCAGGAGCGCCTCTGCCGCGCCTCGCCCTTTGCCGTGCACCGCGCCAGCCTCAGCCCCACCTCGGCCTCATTGCCCTGGGCACTTCTGGGCCCTGGTGTTGGCCAGGGTGACAGTGCCACGGCCTCCTGCAGCCCGTCCCCCAGCTCGGGCTCCGAGGGGCCAGGCCAGGTGGACAGTGGGCGGGGCTCAGACACCGAGGCCTCCGAGGGGGCGGAAGGGCTGGGCGGCACCGACCTGCGGGGCCGGACCTGGGCCACTGCCGTGGCACTCGCCTGGCTGGAGCACCGATGCGCCGCTGCCTTCGGCGAGTGGGAACTGACAGCGGCCAAGGCTGATTGCTGGCTGCGGGCCCAGCACTTGCCTGACGGCCTTGACCTGGCCGCCCTCAAGGCCGCAGCCCGGGGGCTCTTCCTGCTCCTGCGCCACTGGGACCAAAACCTGCAGCTACACCTGCTGTGCTACAGCCCAGCGAACGTGTGA